DNA sequence from the Malus sylvestris chromosome 10, drMalSylv7.2, whole genome shotgun sequence genome:
TATTTTATGTTTCTATACATTGAACCAATCCtcgcatataaatacatctaAAATGTGTAAGTCGCGCGTAGCGCGCCGTGATGAAAAAAGTGTCTTTCGCACGCGCGTGAGGACACTGTAATAGGCACTGCTGTGTGTGAGAGAGTATCCACGTCAACAACTTCAAATTTATTGCTTCCTGTTATGTGTAGCCATATCATACTTTCTAAACCATATACATTAACAATTACAATGGAAAAAAACTAACACAATACACATTTAGGGACGCGTAGCGCCCGTGATGCAAAAATACCTCTCGCACGCACGTTAGTGCATGCAGAAAGGCTAGTATATCTAAATATTTAGATACAAAATTCGGTGATCAGTCATAAAAAAATCTATAAAAGCACATGGCCCCGGGCCGGCCCGTTTCTAAATGGAATGAATGGATGGGATTTGTTTCTCCAAGTGACCTAGCCTCCTTTCCCACTCAACTCATCTTTTTCCACTCCTATCTCTCCTTGCCAACATCACCGAACGCAGACCACCACCGATTCACCACCATCGTCACCCATCGTTGTTGTCGCGACCATCATCATCCCATCACCGTCGCCGACTCATATTTTCCCACTCCTATCCTGTTTCTTAATTTCCTATCTCTCCTCAACGACGTCACCGAACTCAGACTATCACCAATTCACCTTCATCACCCCAGACCTTCACTGATCCACCACCGGTGGTTCAGTTGTTGGTGCAGATATGGTTGTTGTTTCTGTAGCTGTTGTCACTGTATTAGCTGCATCTGGAAAGACATCGTCTATTCCTAACTTCCAAGTTTCCAAATTTGGTTATCTTCCAGTCAACAAATTCTTCATGGACTTCTTTATGCAAAACGTGGGTGCTTATATGAAACTAAAGTTAGTAAAAGAAAACCTCGCTTAGGAAACACATTTCCACAGCAGGTCAAAGGAGCTTTTTCAAAAGGTACTGATCCTCTAGATATAGCAGTATCTTGGCTGGAAAATGGTAAACGGTTGAACACAAAATTGAATATCATATTTGAATCTTCTGTTTCTGGGTTCTTAATTTCTGTATATTTGAATATATGTATGTCCTGTGATAGTTTCAGGCTTGTATATATTTGAATGTTCTGCTTCAAACTTGGTTATTTTTAATTAGGTTGTGTTTGGTTGATTAGTGGAAGGTTTCATGCAAATTGGATTTGAATGTAGACTCATCTTTGTAAGCTCTTATTTGTTAATATTGGTAGGGAAGGATGGGAATTTAAGaaacatgtattttttttatttttttggtggttGGTTGTGAAAGATGTATTCACCCCTTTGTGATCTGTTCTAAAGAACAAAAAATGTAATTGGACCTGTGGACCCGGCCCTAATCAGTTCATTTCAAACGGGTCGGGTTAGGTTCGGctccaaatctcaaaattcataTATCCAGTCCATTCCATCCCGTTCTGTTGCATTTTTTAACAAGTCCAATCTGGTTCCTCTAAATTTGGGCCCAGCCAGGCCCGTGCACACCTCTAAGAAAAACTCTAGATCTGGGAGAAACTCACCTATCGCATATGTGATACATGGTTTCAGCAAGTGGGTGATGATGAATCAAGACACTAGGCGACTTCAGAAAGTCACCGATGATGTTAGGGAAGACCGGAAGAGCATTTAGTTTTTGCTCCACGACATCTGAGGTAaagacccttttttttttctttttgcatgtGACTTcatcgtgtgtgtgtgtgtatatataaggTTATCCCTCTTGGCCAATCTTCTCATTGGTTTCTTCTCTTGACATCGATAGATTAGCATTTCCAGAGCCTAACAATAGTATCTTGAGGAAAATTGCCAAACTGGAAGATCCTGCACAGTATTCCAGACTGGGacatgtggttagtgtttcttcaattcattttaaGTTCACGTATTTATTCATGAACCAACATGTTAATAATGTCTCGTACAGAACATGCCTCAGAAGTTATCGATAGCCATGAACTGCAAACAGTCACCTTAGATTACAGGGGGGAGTGGCAACAGGATGACATATAGTCGATTCCCTTACTAACGCTGAACCTTTAGACGATGCTCCAGCTCTTTCAGGTAACGGAACAATCTGATCCCCCGTTGCAACAGAAGATGATAAGAGTATTTGCATCTACTAAGATTAGCAGGCGATGGTTCAAAAATAAACCCGGGAGAACCATCTGGAGAGAAAAACCTGCAAAATGAGGAAATGATGTTATCTCTTGGTTTCGCCGGTTTTAGGGTTGATTTTTGTTTCTGTCTCCCTATATTTCTGTCCCTTGTATGAGAGGTTTTGTTTCGGTTTTCATCTTTGGCCAATAACTTCAGTGAATTGACTAGTTCGATTCTAAAGGGAAGATGTTATTGGGACTTTAAGAAAGTCATTTTTCACTCTTTCGAGTGCGTCTTCTCATGTATACTTTTATTTCAATGCATATATGATGACTTTCTTTTCGATTACTAATAAAAGttccctataaaaaaaaaaaaacctaagaaaaatgaaaacttaACTGGAAATCTACGACCAAAAGCAAACTAATCGAAATTATGACTTACAATTggattcattttttcatctGTTACATTGAAGGGATTTGAATAACTCATAGACCTATCATTTCAGCTAAAAAATCTTTGACATTGGCCCTACTCATCCTCATTGCCATTTGGGAAAGTTAATTATGTACATGCCTAAAATGACCCTCATCACTTACTATTACTTGTTTTGAAAGATACATTGGAAAATGGCAAAAACCATAAGTCAAATCTCAATTTATCTGAGGGATCAAAATGAAACGTGGATGACATCAAGATTAAATATCAATGACATAGCGATAAAAGATGATGACATCTGATATAGGCTGGAAATAAAGTTATCATAAATCAAATCTCAATTGTTGAACTCATCTAAAATCAAATATCGACGACATATTGATTAGTAACTGACACAAAATGATtagaaattaaatctcaaatgttgaactTATCAAAATGAAATATGAAAGATACACAAACCAAACATGAAATAGTATATTATCTTATACCCAATGGTCCCAATCCGTAGAAATATTCATGGAAAGTCCATTCCCAAAGACTCATTCCAAATGCTCaggaattcaaatttcaaatgcacAAAATGCTACTCCTCTTCTTAATATAGTAAAGTTGTATCAATTTCAAACCATCAAACATCAAACTTAAATACTGCTTCAGAAATTTTCATGGCCATTAAAGCTTATCAATGATGTTACCATTTGTTCCTACCCGTTACCAACAGATCAACCTAATTACATACCAACAATAGAAACCCTCACCAAACTTGATATTCTTCTAACAGTCCCACTCCCACTCAAGTAACTCATTCCATAACGACCAAAATCTCCATGCAGACGCTACTCAATGCCATTCCAAAAACTGAGTACACGAATTAATAAAAAGATGCTCTCacgctctcactctctcactctctcactctctcactcccTCACTCCCTCACTCCCTCTCGCAGAATGTCACTATTAATAGGGGTGAGCTCTATGCAAACTTCTCATCACAACCCTAGctagtagagagagagagagagccatgAAAATAACTATGGAGGAAACAAGGGTGTTGCTTGTTTTCATTGTCTTTGTAGGGTTTCTTGTGGGTTCTGAAGGAGTGGGTTCTAAAGGAGTGACCAGTAGTAgtgagaaggaaaagaaaaaggaggtcTATGATGCCAAAAATTATGGGGGATACGGTGGATATGGAGGGAAAGGAGGTTATGGCGGATACGATGGAGACGGTGGATACGGAGGGAAAGGAGGTTATGGCGGATACGGTGGATATGGAGGGAAAGGAGGTTACGGCGGACATGATGGAGACGGTGGATATGGAGGGAAAGGAGGTTACGGCGGACATGATGGAGACGGTGGATATGGAGGGAAAGGAGGTTATGGCGGATACGATGGAGACGGTGGATATAGAGGGCCTAAAGGAGGTTATGGAGGAGGCGATGGATACGGTGGATATGGAGGGCCTAGAGGAGGTTATGGAGGAGGCGATGGATACGGTGGATATGGAGGGCCTAAAGGAGGTTATTGGGGGTATGGAGGATATGGGGGTAAGGGAGGGTATGGAGGGTATGGAGGATATGGGGGTAAGGGAGGGTATGGAGGGTATGATCATGGAAGAGGAGATCGTTTTAAAGATGATCGAGATGGAAAGGAAGACCGTTCTGAAGATGATCACGGTGGGAAAAGAGACAGCCCTAAGTATGATTATGGTAGGAAAGGAGGCAATCCAAAATATGATGATGGCGGGAAAGGATA
Encoded proteins:
- the LOC126585152 gene encoding glycine-rich cell wall structural protein-like isoform X5, whose product is MKITMEETRVLLVFIVFVGFLVGSEGVGSKGVTSSSEKEKKKEVYDAKNYGGYGGYGGKGGYGGYDGDGGYGGKGGYGGYGGYGGKGGYGGYDGDGGYRGPKGGYGGGDGYGGYGGPRGGYGGGDGYGGYGGPKGGYWGYGGYGGKGGYGGYGGYGGKGGYGGYDHGRGDRFKDDRDGKEDRSEDDHGGKRDSPKYDYGRKGGNPKYDDGGKGYKPKGDGGAGGSGYP
- the LOC126585152 gene encoding uncharacterized protein LOC126585152 isoform X2, producing MKITMEETRVLLVFIVFVGFLVGSEGVGSKGVTSSSEKEKKKEVYDAKNYGGYGGYGGKGGYGGYDGDGGYGGKGGYGGYGGYGGKGGYGGHDGDGGYGGKGGYGGYDGDGGYRGPKGGYGGGDGYGGYGGPRGGYGGGDGYGGYGGPKGGYWGYGGYGGKGGYGGYGGYGGKGGYGGYDHGRGDRFKDDRDGKEDRSEDDHGGKRDSPKYDYGRKGGNPKYDDGGKGYKPKGDGGAGGSGYP
- the LOC126585152 gene encoding uncharacterized protein LOC126585152 isoform X7 encodes the protein MKITMEETRVLLVFIVFVGFLVGSEGVGSKGVTSSSEKEKKKEVYDAKNYGGYGGYGGKGGYGGYDGDGGYGGKGGYGGYDGDGGYRGPKGGYGGGDGYGGYGGPRGGYGGGDGYGGYGGPKGGYWGYGGYGGKGGYGGYGGYGGKGGYGGYDHGRGDRFKDDRDGKEDRSEDDHGGKRDSPKYDYGRKGGNPKYDDGGKGYKPKGDGGAGGSGYP
- the LOC126585152 gene encoding uncharacterized protein LOC126585152 isoform X6, yielding MKITMEETRVLLVFIVFVGFLVGSEGVGSKGVTSSSEKEKKKEVYDAKNYGGYGGYGGKGGYGGHDGDGGYGGKGGYGGYDGDGGYRGPKGGYGGGDGYGGYGGPRGGYGGGDGYGGYGGPKGGYWGYGGYGGKGGYGGYGGYGGKGGYGGYDHGRGDRFKDDRDGKEDRSEDDHGGKRDSPKYDYGRKGGNPKYDDGGKGYKPKGDGGAGGSGYP
- the LOC126585152 gene encoding uncharacterized protein LOC126585152 isoform X3; the protein is MKITMEETRVLLVFIVFVGFLVGSEGVGSKGVTSSSEKEKKKEVYDAKNYGGYGGYGGKGGYGGYDGDGGYGGKGGYGGYGGYGGKGGYGGHDGDGGYGGKGGYGGHDGDGGYGGKGGYGGYDGDGGYRGPKGGYGGGDGYGGYGGPKGGYWGYGGYGGKGGYGGYGGYGGKGGYGGYDHGRGDRFKDDRDGKEDRSEDDHGGKRDSPKYDYGRKGGNPKYDDGGKGYKPKGDGGAGGSGYP
- the LOC126585152 gene encoding uncharacterized protein LOC126585152 isoform X4; translation: MKITMEETRVLLVFIVFVGFLVGSEGVGSKGVTSSSEKEKKKEVYDAKNYGGYGGYGGKGGYGGYDGDGGYGGKGGYGGHDGDGGYGGKGGYGGYDGDGGYRGPKGGYGGGDGYGGYGGPRGGYGGGDGYGGYGGPKGGYWGYGGYGGKGGYGGYGGYGGKGGYGGYDHGRGDRFKDDRDGKEDRSEDDHGGKRDSPKYDYGRKGGNPKYDDGGKGYKPKGDGGAGGSGYP
- the LOC126585152 gene encoding uncharacterized protein LOC126585152 isoform X1 codes for the protein MKITMEETRVLLVFIVFVGFLVGSEGVGSKGVTSSSEKEKKKEVYDAKNYGGYGGYGGKGGYGGYDGDGGYGGKGGYGGYGGYGGKGGYGGHDGDGGYGGKGGYGGYDGDGGYRGPKGGYGGGDGYGGYGGPRGGYGGGDGYGGYGGPKGGYWGYGGYGGKGGYGGYGGYGGKGGYGGYDHGRGDRFKDDRDGKEDRSEDDHGGKRDSPKYDYGRKGGNPKYDDGGKGYKPKGDGGAGGSGYP